The following are from one region of the Coffea eugenioides isolate CCC68of chromosome 2, Ceug_1.0, whole genome shotgun sequence genome:
- the LOC113755632 gene encoding BTB/POZ domain-containing protein At2g04740-like: protein MSELIGIDLDPEDFASSIPLKKVPYGDVYEPSRAGDVDRLKYLLESARMLLESGAICSEHMFDGDRCHYAALNLKVRKLLKAFEARPPPLGPSQAAVRETFWGVRLIRLIWSNWMAKLNFQFQV from the exons ATGTCAGAATTAATTGGAATCGATTTGGACCCTGAGGACTTCGCCTCCTCAATTCCCTTAAAAAAGGTCCCATACGGCGATGTTTATGAGCCTTCCAGGGCCGGCGACGTTGATCGGTTGAAGTACTTGTTGGAGTCCG CTAGGATGCTTTTGGAAAGCGGGGCCATTTGCTCCGAGCACATGTTTGATGGCGATCGCTGTCATTATGCCGCACTTAATCTTAAAGTTAGGAAGCTATTGAAAGCATTTGAAGCTCGCCCGCCTCCTTTGGGGCCTTCGCAGGCTGCAGTGAGGGAGACCTTCTGGGGTGTTCGGCTAATAAGGCTTATTTGGAGCAACTGGATGGCCAAGCTCAATTTCCAATTCCAGGTCTGA